AAACGCCTACTAAAACAGGAAAGCAACGTAGCATTGCTACAGTCAACCAGTAAGCTTACTTATCTTAGACGGGCATTAGAAATAGCTAAACAACAAGGTTGGATAATTCGTAACCCATTTAACCAAGGCGACGCACTTATTTCTATAGCTTGTGAACAAAAACGAGAAAGAATTTTAACTAAAGAAGAAGAAACCCGCTTGCTAGAAGCTTGTCTAGGTACTAGGTTGCATCTACGCCCAAAAGACTACCTGTTTTTTGTGTTTGCTGAGTTTGTGTAGTTTGTTGTTGAAGAGAAATATTTTGACTTTGATTTGATGAGCCTATACGCATTTTGATGATATCTCCTTGAATGTGTTTATTAAATGAATGGCTAAATTATTTCTGATGAATCATTATTGAACTTATCGCTATCAGTATAGAAAAGTTGCTCAAAAAGTCCAGAAATTCTTTTATTTTTTGCAATCACTTATAGATTTATTGGTAAATAACAATTGCTATATAATTAACTATTATATTTTGCAACGAGTTAATATTAATTATTATATTTTTCGGAAAAACATAAAAGTTTCTGCAAAAACCAGGAAAAATTTTTATGAAGTTTTTTTCCTTTTGGGTATTAAGCAAGTGAACCAAGAAAAATTATATATCAAAAATCATAATATTCAAAAATTCTAAATTAGTTAAAAATCAATATTTTAAGGGAGCATATTTTATGAAAGCATGAATATTGGATCTATTAGTAATGTTGGCCTTAATCAACTAAATAATAACCAAGCTGTTAACAAATTAGCAGATGCTCAACAAGGAAATTTAGCAGGAATAACTGCTAGAAAACTAGAATCTCCCACAGAATCACCTAATATGGCTAAAACTGCTGCTAGCAATGGCACTCAAGGCTTGGAGCAATCTATTCAAGAAATAAAGCAATTGTTAGGTGAATTAACAAAAATGTTGAAAAAAATGATTCAAGAACTCCAAAAAAATGGTGAAGCTGGTAGTGGTCAACAAGCTGAAAAAGCTGCCCCTAAAGGTCAAGAAGGCGTAGAAGCTGCTAAGGAAGCTAACCAAGCTGCAAAGCCTATGAATCAAGCAAATGGAGCAAGTGAAGCAGAAAAAGCAGCCGAGGCAGAAAAAGCTGCTCAAGCTCCTGGTAAAAAAGAAGGAATGAATAAACAACTTGAAATGATTTCACAAATGATTGAAATGCTAGGAAAAATGCTAGAAATGCTCAAACAACTATTAGGGCAAATGCAAGGAGCCGGTCAAGGCAATAATATGGCTGCTCAAGCCGTGTCAGCACAGTAAATTTAGTTTTTACCTCTTAATTTCCAAAATCCTATCAATGGCGATACTGACAAGGGGAGAAGCAATTCTTCCCTTAATTTTTTTCTAGGAACGCAGACATCTATCTTGGCTGCCTGCGAGCAGGATGCTCGCGCTCCCAGAAAATTTTATTAAAATCTATAGCTTTGGTCAGTTGACGCACCGCTACTAAAACATACAAACTTATCCGAAGTTAAAAAACTTAAAAATAATTAAAGGATAGGGCTATGGAAAAACGGCAATTTGGCAAAACAGATATGCAAGTTAGTGTGCTTGGTTATGGTGGTGCGGAAATAGGTTTTGAAGGAGCTAGTTTAGAAAATGTTACAACCCTTCTTAATGAAGCCTTAGATTCTGGGCTTAATGTAATTGATACTGCTGCCGCATATTTAGCTAGCGAAGAATTAATAGGACAAGCAGTTAGTAATAGACGCAAGGATTTTTACTTATTTAGCAAATGTGGTGCAGCAGAAGGTTTTACTAAATTTGATTGGAGTAAAACAGGCTTACTTAAGCATATTGAAACTAGCTTAAAAGCCTTAAAAACTGACTTTTTAGACTTAATCCAACTGCATTCTTGTAACTCAGAAACACTCAAGCAAGGCGAGGCTATAGAGGCTTTAGAAACAGCACGTCAAAAAGGGTATACTCGCTATATTGGCTATAGCGGCGATGGTCAAGACGCTGTTTTTGCTATTAAAACAGGTGCTTTTGATAGTCTTCAAACTTCTATAAGTATTGCTGATCAAGAAGCAATAGATTTACTTTTACCTTTAGCACAAAGCTATAACTTAGGTGTAATTGCTAAACGTCCGATTGCTAATGCTGTTTGGAGAAACTCCCAGAAACCAGAAAATGCTTATCATCATCCTTACTGGGAAAGAATCCAAAAGCTAAAATATGATTTTCTTAGCAGTGCAGAATCTTTTTCCATCGCCTTGCGCTTTACTTTAAGTCAACCTGGAGTTTGTACAGCAATAGTTGGCACCAAACAGCCAGGACGCTGGCAGGCAAATGCTAAAATGTTGGAGGCTGATGGCCCACTTTCAGCCAAAGAAATTGCAGCAATTTGCTCACGTTGGCAAGAAGTTGGCGGAGAAAATTGGCATGGACAAGTTTAATAAGGTTTAAGTTAAATTAATCAAGTCCGTAGCTTTTCTTTGAAAATTTTCCTTGAATGGCTTAATTTAGCTCAAATAAACGTTTTATAAAAATTTTGTAATTTTGTAGGTATAAGTTATGACAGCAACAGAAAAAGCAGTAAATGAAACTCCTAGCACTCCAGCTAGTAATTTTATCCGTGAAATTATCGCAGAAGATCTTAAAAATAATAAACATAATGGACGTGTGGCTACACGCTTTCCACCAGAACCAAACGGCTATTTGCATATAGGACATGCAAAATCAATTTGCTTAAATTTTGGCATTGCTAAAGAAAATCAGATGGGAGTTTGTCACTTAAGATTTGATGATACAAACCCAAGCAAAGAAGAAGTTGAATATGTAGATTCTATTCAAGAAGATGTTAAATGGTTAGGTTTTGACTGGCAAACACATCTTTATTATGCGTCTGATTATTTTGAGCAGATGTATCAATATGCAGTAGAACTAATTAAATTGGGGAAAGCTTTTGTTTGTGACCTTAACCAACAGCAAATGCGTGAGTATAGAGGCACTTTAACCGAGCCAGGAAAAATAGTCCTTATCGAGATCGATCTGTTGAGGAAAACTTAGACCTTTTTGAGCGTATGAGAGCAGGCGAATTTGAGGAAGGCCAAAAAGTATTAAGGGCAAAAATTGATATGTCTTCACCAAACCTTAATATGAGAGATCCAGTTATCTACCGTATCTTAAAAGCACATCATCATAGAACAGGCGATAAATGGTGCATTTATCCAATGTATGATTATGCTCATTGTCTATCAGATTCTATTGAGAAAATTACACATTCTATTTGTACACTAGAATTTGAAGATCATCGCCCATTGTATGATTGGGTTTTAGATGAATTAAATGTTGAATGTCACCCACAACAAATTGAATTTGCTCGTCTTAATATCAGCCATACAGTACTAAGTAAAAGAAAATTACTAGAATTAGTTAAGCAAGGATATGTTAGCGGTTGGACAGATCCACGAATGCCAACTATTTCTGGGCTACGTCGTCGAGGCTATACACCCGCAGCACTTAGAAATTTCTGTGAAAAAATAGGCGTTGCTAAACGTGAAAGTATGGTAGAAATCGCCCTCCTAGAACATACTTTAAGAGAAGACTTAAATCTAAATGCACTACGTGTTATGGGTGTATTAAATCCACTTAAGGTAATAATTGATAACTATCCAGATGATCAAGAAGAAGAGTTAGACGCAGTTAATAATCCAGAAAATGCTGAGGCTGGGAATAGAAAAGTTCCTTTCTCACAAGTAATTTATATTGAACAAGATGATTTTAAGGAAGAACCACCCAAAAGGGTTTTTTCCGTCTCTCACCTGGTAAAGAAGTTAGGTTAAAACACGCTTACTACATAACTTGTGTAGGAGTAGAAAAAAATGATCAAGGTGAAGTGGTTGCAGTACATTGCACTTATGACCCAGAAACTAAAGGTGGGTGGTCAAAAGATCAAAGAATGGTAAAAGGCACGCTTCATTGGGTTTCTGCTAAACATGCTGTAGATGCTGAAGTCCGACTTTATGACCATTTGTTTAGCAAAACTAATCCTAATGAAGAAAAAGAAGGTGTAGATTATAAAAGCTACTTAAACCCAAATTCTTTGCAGGTTTTAACAGGCTGTAAACTTGAACCTAGTTTAGCTCAGGCTCCTTTAGGGCAACCTTATCAATTTTTAAGACAAGGCTATTTTTGCTTAGATCCAGATTCTACTGCTGAAAAGTTGGTGTTTAACCGCACAGTTGCACTTAAAGACACTTGGGCAAAGGTAGAGAAAAAAGGTAAGTGAACTAATTAAAGTGGTTAGCAAAACAATATAGGGCGATTTTTCGCCCTATTGCTATTTCTTAATAAGTAAACTACGTTAGGAATCTAAGATAGAATTATGACTGTGCAAATTAATAATTTTCCTTTTGCTGATTTAGCACTCTCACAACGTTTAGAAAAAGTGGAAGCTATTAGTAATGTTGAATTTGTTGAAACTAGAGCAAAGCTTTTTCCTGAAAGCGGAGCTTGTTGGAAAAATATTGCTGGTGCTTACGCAATGTATGACGGTGTTAAATCCCCACTAACGCAAACTTTTGGATTAGGTATTTTTCAGCCAATTACAGAAAGCGAACTTATAGAAATAGAAGATTTTTATAAGCAATTTCAAGCCCATGTTTTTCATGAAGTTAGCCCACTTGTTGATGCTGAAACTACTAAATTGCTTAATCAAAGAAATTATCAGCCTATAGAATTTACTAATGTGATGTTTCGACCTTTGCAAATAAATGAAAATAGTAAACATAGTGAAAAAATTAATGTAAGAATCGTCCAAGAAAATGAGCATGACTTATGGGTCAGCACAGCAGCAAAAGGATGGAGCGAGTTTTTAGAGTACGCAGATTTTATGCTAGAAATCTCACAAATTAGTGCTAAACGAAAAAATGTGCTTTCATTTTTAGCTGAAATTGATAACAAGGCTGTTGCTACAGGTGCTTTAAGTATTTGCGATGGTGTAGCACTACTAGCAGGAGCTAGCACTATTCCTGATGCACGTAAGCAAGGAGCGCAGCTAGCATTATTAAATGCACGGCTAAATTATGCAGTTAAAGCAGGTTGTAACCTTGCTATGATGTGTGCTTTAGCTGGTAGTGCTTCACAAAAAAATGCTGAACGTCAAGGTTTTCGTATTGCTTATACTCGTATCAAATGGCAACTAGTTGATAAAAATAGTGGTTAAACCATAAACTTTTTATTTACTAGGGCTTAATAATTTTAATATTTCTTCAGCATGAATTTCAGGTTTTACTTTAGGAAATACTGCTGAGATAACCCCTTGTTCATTTATTAAATAAGTTACTCGATTTATTCCAAAGTATTTCTTTCCATACATTGTTTTTTCTCCCCAAACACCATAGCTTGTAACTATGTCTTTGTCTGTGTCAGATAACAAAGTAAATGGAAGCTGATATTTATCACTAAAAGATTTATGGGATTTAATGCTATCAATGCTAACACCAATTACTACAACATTTAGATCTTGAAATTGAGTAATTTGGTCACGAAAGGCACAAGCTTCTTTTGTGCAACCTGGAGTGTTATCTTTAGGATAAAAATAAAAAATGATTTTTTTGCCTTCAAAGTCTGATAATGAAACTCGCTTGCCATTTTGGTCAAAAGTGCTAAATGTTGGTGCTTTGGCTCCTACTTCAAGTAGTGACATGAAAACTCCTAAATTTATAAATTAACTATAACTTACTGGGATCTATTCCTAGTTCGCGTAATTTAGCTGCTAATTTTTCAGCGCGTTGATGCTCCTTTTCAGCACGTTGATGTTCCTTTTCAGCGCGTTGATGTTCTTTTTTGACGCGTTTTTGTTCCTGTAATAATTTCTCTTCGGCTATTTGAGCAGTTTTAGTTGCTTGTTGCTGTTGTTCGCTCATTTCTATTGGGTCAAGGAACCGTTCACCATTTACATGGTAAATAGTGAAATCTTTACTGGTAAGCTCAAAACGAATACCTAAAAGCGGACTAGTCCAATTTTGAATAGGAACAATGGCTAATAACTTATCACCTGCACGCAACCACCCTTTTAAGTTATTATGTTGTGGGTCATAAACATAATATTCCGAAACGCCATGACGCTGATAAAAAAGCAATTTTTCAGCCATTTCTTCTTTAGTGTTTGTGTAGGAAAGAATTTCAAAAACAACTTGAGGGGCAATATTATCTTCTTCCCATTGTTTGTAAGAACGACGTGGCCCTTTTGGACGGCCCAATGCTACTAACACATCTGGAGCAACACGCGTGTAAGGGTCACCTTTTACTGGATACCAAAATAAATCTCCAGCTACAAAATCATTTTTTAATTCTTTATCTAATCCCCATTTGATGATACTAATCCAATCAAATTGCAGGGTACTGTCAGCCATTGGTTTACCATCGCTTTCTGGGTAAAGTGGGTCAAAATCAAAATTAAGTGGACTACTCATAAGCTTTTCCTTTTAGCGAATAGATGGATTTTTTACTAAAAACCAACGAATTTTTAGATTAGAATTTATGGGAATTATAGGCAAAACATAACTAGTTTGCTAGCAGACTTAGCTTTTTAGGCTCTCTTTTCTTGCTACTATTGCTGGAGTAAGCCAAAATAGCTTAATAGTCATCTATAGTTATAATGTAGCCAAATTTTACTTAATTTTAAGAAAAGCTTTTAGTTAGGAGCAAGTAAGATGTTAAGAGGGCGATTGCCTTTAATTGCTAAAGCAATAGCAATAGTAGTTTTTTTAGGTGTAACTACATTGCTTGGTATTCAGCTAGTAAAAAGAATGAATACCGTTACTCCTTCACGAGACAAAAAAATCAAACTAACCCAAAAAATCACCGCAGAATTTAATAATTTTAAGTATGATTACCATGAAGGTCGTACTCGCTATCGTCTTACTGCTGCTAAAGATAAAGTTTTTAGTGATTCTCGTCATGAACTAGAGCAAGTTAAATTAGAGCTTTTTGATGAAGATGGAACGGTTTCAGGCCAAGTAACTTCAGATCTCTGTGATTATGATCAAACAAAAGCTGTTCTTAGATTTCAACAAAATGTAATCATCACTAGTAAAGATGGCTTAGAAGTAAAAACTGAAATACTAGATTATGATCAAACTACTGGTAATGCAGAGTCACCAGAAAAGGTAGAATTTAGTCGGGATCGCATTAGTGGTAATTGTGTAGGAATGATACTAGAGTCAAAGCCTAGTCGATTGGAAATGAAAGAAGCTGTTTATATAAAAGTTTTGCCTGCTAATGACAATGCTCAATCTGTTAGTAAAGCAGTGGAAATAACAGGAGATTGGGCAGAATATACTAGCGATGATAGAGTAATTAATTTAGAAGGAAATGCCAAATTAGCTGAGCCAGACCGATTTTTAAGCGCAGATTTAATAACAGCTTATTTAACAGAAGATAAGAAAATTGAATTAGTAGAAACATTTGGCGGAAGTCAGCTAAAAAGTGCGCGTGGGGACGATTTTAGTTTAAGCGCAGTTAATATGAATTTCTTTTTTGACGCAGCAGGTAAACTTGCTCAAGCAGAAGCTAGAGGAAATAGCCAATTAGAAAACCGTCAAAAAGACTCTACCTTAAAAATAAATGCTACTGATATGGATTTTGCCTTTAATACAGCAGGAAAACTTTCTCAAGCAGAAACTCAGGGAGAAAGTCATTTTGAAAATCAATCAAAAACTGCCGATTTAAAAATTGATTCCGAAAATATGTACTTTTTCTTTGACGATCTAGGCAATTTATCCCGCGCCCAAGCAGTAAAAAATGTCCAAGCAGAAACTACTAATAAAGGGCCAGCTAGAACACTAACAGCTCATGAACTAATAGTTTCTACTATAACTAGCCCAGCAGGTAGCCAAGTAGATAAAATTAAAGCTATAGGAAATGTTTACTTAAAAGTTGATGCAGTTGAACCAACTAAAGAAGTCCCTAACCCTACTAAAAAAGAACTAAAATCCAATGAAGCCGAAGTCTTTTATTATCCTGGAGGACAATTTTTACGCCTAGCCCAAGCCTTAGGACAAGCTAGCGTTACTATCACACCAATAAAAGAAATTCCTGGTGCTGAAAAACGTTTGATGACAGCAGAACAAATGGAATTAGCTTTTTTTGAGTCAGATAATGCTGTACGTGAACTAAATGCTCAAGGGAAAGTTAAATTGGAAATAGAGACTATTTCTAAAGAACCGCTACCAAAACGTATTAGCGAGAGCGACAAGGCTAAAGCTAATTTTGAGAGAACTAGCGGCGAACTTCTTCAAGCACTACAAGAAGGTAACTTTAAGTATCAAGAAGGTAGTCGCAATGCTTTAGCAGAAAAAGCTAAGTATGATAGTATAAAAAAAGTAATAGAGCTTAGAGAAGGTAAAGTAATGGTTTGGGATGAACAAGCACGAACACAAGCAGATGAAATAGACCTTTGGACAGAAAAGCAGGAAAGTTTTGCTCGTGGAAAGGTTCGCTCAACTTATTACAGTCCATCAACAACAGGACAAGCAACACCTTTTCGTAATATGAAAGCACCAGTATTTATTACATCAAAAGATTTACATATTTTTAATGCACGTGGAGAAGCAATTTATACAGGGGATGCAAGAGCCTGGCAGGATGATAATTTTGTTAGAGCAGAAAAATTAGAACTTTTTCGAGATGAGCGCAAGATGTTAGCTACAGGTAAAGTTTCTTCTGCTTTATATCAAACAAGAAAAAGTGCTGTTGAGGGGAAAAATAACCAGCAAATTGTGCCAATTTTCGCTACTTCTGATGCAATGAACTATTTAGACAAAGAGCGTTTTGCAATGTATCAGGGTTCAGTAAAAATTAAACAGGGCAATGAAATGTTAGAAGCAGCACAAGTAAAAATTTTCCTAGAATCAGAAATAAATGAGCTAAAACGTTTAGAAGCTTTTGAAAAAGTTGTTCTAACACAACCTGGTAGACGTGGTGAAGGGGATGAAGCGGAATATACTGCTCAAGACCAAAAAACTATCTTAACCGGAAATATGGCAAGGGTGGTATCAGATTTGCAAGGGACAATAACAGGTCGTAGATTGACTTTGATGGGGGGCGATGATAGAATCTTCGTCGATGACCAACGAGGCACACGACGAGTCAGATCAACCCACGAAGTTCAACGTTGAAGCACAAAAGTTCTAATGAGGAGTAAAGAAGCTGCTGTGGGAAAAAAAACTAAAAAACTTAACGTTGAGATAGAAACGCTGGGAAACAAAGCTAGTGAAATTAGCCTAGAACAAGTATCTGCCGTCAACAACCTAATAGAGGTTGAGTCTTTAACAATTCCTCGTCAACTGCCGAGAGAAATTACCAGTAAAACCCCAGATAAAGGGCCAGAATTTTTGCGTGCGGAAGGATTAAAAAAGTCCTATCGGGGCAGATGTGTTGTTAATGACGTTGCAATAGAGGTAAAACGCGGGGAAATAGTAGGACTACTAGGCCCAAATGGTGCTGGCAAAACTACTAGTTTTTATATGATTGTTGGTTTAGAAAAGCCTGATGCTGGACATATTGACTTAGGTGGTGGAGATATAACTAATTTGCCAATGTATTTAAGGGCAAGACGCGGTATTTCATATCTACCACAAGAGGCTTCAATATTTCGTAAACTAACTGTAGAAAAAAATATTTTAGCTATTTTAGAAACATTAGAACTTTCTTGGCGAGAACGCCAAGAACAACTAGAAAAGTTACTTGAAGAATTAGATATTGCTCATGTACGCCATACAAAAGGATATGCGTTATCTGGTGGAGAGCGACGACGTACAGAAATAGCTCGTTGTTTAACCTTAAAACCTTATTTTATTCTTTTAGACGAGCCTTTTGCAGGTATTGATCCAATTGCAGTACTGGATATTCAGAAAATTGTTAATCGCTTAAAAGCTAGTGGTATAGGTGTTTTAATTACAGATCATAATGTACGTGAAACATTAGCAATCACTGATAGAGCTTATATTATTAACAATGGGTCAATCTTTCGAGCAGGTACACCTGAGGAACTTACTTCAGATAAAGAGGTAAGACGGGTTTACCTAGGAGAGAACTTTAGGATGTAGTTAAGTTGCTAACAGTAGTTTCTGTTAGTTAAGGTAAAAATAGATTTAAGTTCTAAACTCCAAGAGTATTCTACTATGTCAATTAAGCCAAATTTAAGCACAAGTCTTAGACAACAATTAGTATTAACGCCGCAAATGAGGCAACGAATAGAATTGTTAGGAATGACAACTCTAGAAATGCAAGATCTTGTTCAAACGGAAATACTAGAAAACCCTGTACTTGAAATAGATGAAACTGGCCCTGGAGAAACTGTAGAGTCAATCTCTACTATGGATGAATCATTATATGCAGCAGAAAATAATGCTGCTCCAGAAATAGTTCCTAGCGAACGTTCAACAATGACTGAGTCAATGACTGAATCCATAGAAAGTAAAACAACTAACCAAGAAAATAACTATGAAGAGGTAGACACAGACACAGATGTTAATCCAGATTCTTTTCAAGAAATAGATTTTGGTAGCACTTTTGAAGAATATTTAGACCCTGGCTATAAGACTTATGAACATGAGGAGCGAGAGCGTCCGTCTTTTGAGAATATGCTTACTCGCCCAATGACTTTATCTGAACATTTGCTTTGGCAGTTAAATATGTCTGGACTTTCTGGACAAAGCCGAGAAGCTGCTGAAGCTATAATTGGTAATCTTAATGATGATGGTTATTTAGACGCAACATT
The sequence above is drawn from the Blastocatellia bacterium genome and encodes:
- a CDS encoding GNAT family N-acetyltransferase, producing the protein MTVQINNFPFADLALSQRLEKVEAISNVEFVETRAKLFPESGACWKNIAGAYAMYDGVKSPLTQTFGLGIFQPITESELIEIEDFYKQFQAHVFHEVSPLVDAETTKLLNQRNYQPIEFTNVMFRPLQINENSKHSEKINVRIVQENEHDLWVSTAAKGWSEFLEYADFMLEISQISAKRKNVLSFLAEIDNKAVATGALSICDGVALLAGASTIPDARKQGAQLALLNARLNYAVKAGCNLAMMCALAGSASQKNAERQGFRIAYTRIKWQLVDKNSG
- the bcp gene encoding thioredoxin-dependent thiol peroxidase, with translation MSLLEVGAKAPTFSTFDQNGKRVSLSDFEGKKIIFYFYPKDNTPGCTKEACAFRDQITQFQDLNVVVIGVSIDSIKSHKSFSDKYQLPFTLLSDTDKDIVTSYGVWGEKTMYGKKYFGINRVTYLINEQGVISAVFPKVKPEIHAEEILKLLSPSK
- the lptB gene encoding LPS export ABC transporter ATP-binding protein, coding for MRSKEAAVGKKTKKLNVEIETLGNKASEISLEQVSAVNNLIEVESLTIPRQLPREITSKTPDKGPEFLRAEGLKKSYRGRCVVNDVAIEVKRGEIVGLLGPNGAGKTTSFYMIVGLEKPDAGHIDLGGGDITNLPMYLRARRGISYLPQEASIFRKLTVEKNILAILETLELSWRERQEQLEKLLEELDIAHVRHTKGYALSGGERRRTEIARCLTLKPYFILLDEPFAGIDPIAVLDIQKIVNRLKASGIGVLITDHNVRETLAITDRAYIINNGSIFRAGTPEELTSDKEVRRVYLGENFRM
- a CDS encoding aldo/keto reductase, which produces MEKRQFGKTDMQVSVLGYGGAEIGFEGASLENVTTLLNEALDSGLNVIDTAAAYLASEELIGQAVSNRRKDFYLFSKCGAAEGFTKFDWSKTGLLKHIETSLKALKTDFLDLIQLHSCNSETLKQGEAIEALETARQKGYTRYIGYSGDGQDAVFAIKTGAFDSLQTSISIADQEAIDLLLPLAQSYNLGVIAKRPIANAVWRNSQKPENAYHHPYWERIQKLKYDFLSSAESFSIALRFTLSQPGVCTAIVGTKQPGRWQANAKMLEADGPLSAKEIAAICSRWQEVGGENWHGQV
- a CDS encoding Uma2 family endonuclease, whose amino-acid sequence is MSSPLNFDFDPLYPESDGKPMADSTLQFDWISIIKWGLDKELKNDFVAGDLFWYPVKGDPYTRVAPDVLVALGRPKGPRRSYKQWEEDNIAPQVVFEILSYTNTKEEMAEKLLFYQRHGVSEYYVYDPQHNNLKGWLRAGDKLLAIVPIQNWTSPLLGIRFELTSKDFTIYHVNGERFLDPIEMSEQQQQATKTAQIAEEKLLQEQKRVKKEHQRAEKEHQRAEKEHQRAEKLAAKLRELGIDPSKL
- the lptC gene encoding LPS export ABC transporter periplasmic protein LptC: MLRGRLPLIAKAIAIVVFLGVTTLLGIQLVKRMNTVTPSRDKKIKLTQKITAEFNNFKYDYHEGRTRYRLTAAKDKVFSDSRHELEQVKLELFDEDGTVSGQVTSDLCDYDQTKAVLRFQQNVIITSKDGLEVKTEILDYDQTTGNAESPEKVEFSRDRISGNCVGMILESKPSRLEMKEAVYIKVLPANDNAQSVSKAVEITGDWAEYTSDDRVINLEGNAKLAEPDRFLSADLITAYLTEDKKIELVETFGGSQLKSARGDDFSLSAVNMNFFFDAAGKLAQAEARGNSQLENRQKDSTLKINATDMDFAFNTAGKLSQAETQGESHFENQSKTADLKIDSENMYFFFDDLGNLSRAQAVKNVQAETTNKGPARTLTAHELIVSTITSPAGSQVDKIKAIGNVYLKVDAVEPTKEVPNPTKKELKSNEAEVFYYPGGQFLRLAQALGQASVTITPIKEIPGAEKRLMTAEQMELAFFESDNAVRELNAQGKVKLEIETISKEPLPKRISESDKAKANFERTSGELLQALQEGNFKYQEGSRNALAEKAKYDSIKKVIELREGKVMVWDEQARTQADEIDLWTEKQESFARGKVRSTYYSPSTTGQATPFRNMKAPVFITSKDLHIFNARGEAIYTGDARAWQDDNFVRAEKLELFRDERKMLATGKVSSALYQTRKSAVEGKNNQQIVPIFATSDAMNYLDKERFAMYQGSVKIKQGNEMLEAAQVKIFLESEINELKRLEAFEKVVLTQPGRRGEGDEAEYTAQDQKTILTGNMARVVSDLQGTITGRRLTLMGGDDRIFVDDQRGTRRVRSTHEVQR